Genomic window (Patescibacteria group bacterium):
GAAGAGTTGGAAACAGTCAAAAATCAGATTATTTTGAACACTAGGAGGCTTTTCGGGCTTCATTCTTGAACCTGCCTGACCGGTAGGCAGGTCTTTAAATCGTTATTCTTAATTCTCACACCCCCTCTGCCAAATCCTTGATTTGGCAGAGGGGGTGTGCTAGTCTGTACCCCATGACTGAAATAGATCCTGTTGACCAAGTTGAGAATCGTGTCTACGAACTCGGTTTTCATGTTGTCTCTTCAATTCCTGAAGAAAAGTTGCCTGCGGAGGTAACGATTATTAAGGATGTTTTGACAAATAATGGCGCCGTCGTTATTTCCGAAGATTTTCCAAAATTGAAGAATTTGGCCTATCAAATGACCAAAGTGGTAGGAGCCAAGCACCTTAAATTCAACACCGCTTACTTTGGATGGGTTAAATTTGAGATTAATCCTGAGTCTATCGATGTGGTTAAGAAGGCTATGGAGAAAAACGACAATATTGTTCGATTTTTGATCGTTAAGACTGTTCGAGAAAGCACCATGTCTGTCATTAAGCCAGCGTTTCGAGCTGATGCTAAGCCAGCTGCCACCGGAGAAATTCCAAAAAATAAAGAAATCAAAGCTCCTGTTTCCGAAGCTGAATTGGACAAAACCATCGATTCTCTTATGGTAGAATAGTTTATATGTATCTCAACAAAGCAATCATCATAGGAAATTTAACTCGAGATCCAGAGATTAAGTCTCTGCCGTCGGGAATTCAGGTCTGTAGTTTCTCTGTTGCGACCAATCGAGTTTGGAAAGATAAAAATGGAGCAAAGCAAGAGAGTGTCGATTTTCATAACATTGTAGTGTTCGGCAGACAAGCAGAAACAGCCGGTCAGTATTTAAAAAAAGGACAGTCAGTGTTGGTAGAAGGAAGAATTCAGACAAGAAGTTGGGATGATAAAGACGGACAAAAGAAATATCGAACCGAGATCGTAGCTGATCGAGTACAGTTTGGACCAAAAGGCACTGGCGGCCAAGGCTCCGCCACGCAGAACTACGCAGACCAAACGCCGAACAGCGCAGAACCAAAAGGTAAGAAAGTAGAGAAGGATGCGCCGGCCGGTATCGAGTATCCAACAGATGAGATTAACCCGGAAGACATTCCGTTCTAAAAATTCAGAAATTTTTAGAAACTGATACCAATCTACTAATGGATACGAATCTGCCAATAACTACCAATAAGAAAAAGCAGAATTAGTAGCCATTCGTAGCATTAGTATAATTCGTATATTAGTATTAATTTTTAAAATTCTTATTTAAAATCATGAAGCAATGCTACTTTTCACAAAATAATATTAAGTATATAGACTACAAAGATGTGGAACTTTTGAAGAAGTTTCTCAATCCGCACGCCCGCATGCTTTCTCGCAAAAAGACTGGT
Coding sequences:
- the rpsF gene encoding 30S ribosomal protein S6, which translates into the protein MTEIDPVDQVENRVYELGFHVVSSIPEEKLPAEVTIIKDVLTNNGAVVISEDFPKLKNLAYQMTKVVGAKHLKFNTAYFGWVKFEINPESIDVVKKAMEKNDNIVRFLIVKTVRESTMSVIKPAFRADAKPAATGEIPKNKEIKAPVSEAELDKTIDSLMVE
- a CDS encoding single-stranded DNA-binding protein, with amino-acid sequence MYLNKAIIIGNLTRDPEIKSLPSGIQVCSFSVATNRVWKDKNGAKQESVDFHNIVVFGRQAETAGQYLKKGQSVLVEGRIQTRSWDDKDGQKKYRTEIVADRVQFGPKGTGGQGSATQNYADQTPNSAEPKGKKVEKDAPAGIEYPTDEINPEDIPF
- the rpsR gene encoding 30S ribosomal protein S18, with the translated sequence MKQCYFSQNNIKYIDYKDVELLKKFLNPHARMLSRKKTGVTAKNQRKLAEAVKRSRFMGLLPFVSR